Genomic window (Diabrotica undecimpunctata isolate CICGRU chromosome 6, icDiaUnde3, whole genome shotgun sequence):
TTCAATCCATTTATGACGATAATGACGATAATAACTGTCGCCTTATAGGGTGCTGATATTTCGTTCGATAAAATTCACCACACAACGTTCTTgccaatatattatttaaatttgtttttgtgGAGACGTCTTTTTGACGAAAACTGGAAGACATAACTCTGACAAACAAACAAACTAATAAACGTATATGTGGTCATAATATATAAAAACCGAGAAAAGGATTAATATGAAATCGATAGTCCCTTTGCAACTGAATCAATCgccattattattttattaggtTGTAAGTGAGTCAAACGAAGCAATAAACTTGAATGCCTTTTTGGTGTCGTTAAGGAACAGAACCGGATCAAGAAATATCCAATAATACAGAAGTCGAAAAAACTTCTCTCGTGTAAGACAGTTTTGTTATTAAACCTTAAACTACAATTTAAACACAGATAATCATATTATCTGTGTAAAACTAAACCTAAAAAATAAAGGTAAATGTTAACCTAAAAAATAGGATGTAACTAAAAAAATAATTCcctaaattcaaatttaaaaaaatattttgtttttttacttggtaatacaaaaaattgtttaaatgaaataatttaatctgaCTCATTGATGTTGACAATTGACAAATTTAACATATATTAGGTATACATTTTTAAGTTACGAATGTCAAAGCCGAGAAGGcgtttttaaaaaatgaattccgcaacaaaattgatttattgataaTGTACAATTTcaactacaaaaacaaaaagctctaaaaataattaaacacTAGTATTATATAGTCTCCCTATATGTCGTCACATATTggataatccagggacgtaactCCTCCATTCCTAAAAAGGAGCATATCCTtgggtttcttcttttcttctttcttcttgccTTCTTTGACGCacagttttacaatatttagttaaataatatgaaattaaaatgaaaattattattattatatatacctatatatatatatatatatatatatatatatatatatatatatatatatatatatatatatatataggtatatatatatatatatatatatactgttatgatgttttgtttgtgtatagttttatgagcaatgagtgtttttaaataacatatatatatatatatatatatatatatatatatatatatatatatatatatatatatatatataacatcgcggttctcaaagaattagtttgtaagcactttttgaaattatctttattataattattatgaaacacacatatatatctaaaatAGACCATGTaaattaaaacaaactatctttaaattgaaattcttatgacactaattaaattttatagacaatgtaaatttaaaacaaactatctttaaattgaaattcttatgacactaattaaattatattaacaaaatttggtacctttctgtcactgaatgcctaaataaaactgttttccaaaataaagattttaatcaccattcaatgtcttcgttgtcagcctcggttatccttctttttgtaaacttgccttgccaaatGTTTGCCTTGCCAAATGTTTGCCTTGCCAaacaccacaatgttttaattatcagctttcaccattttaaatatttttcttcttaatagtatttataaattggtaaaatattgttctttcttcttttttatttattcttctttctaataatctttttttctcttccaatctccaatcatcatattatacataatataatttctaatcttcaactaatactctcttccaatctccaatcaccatatacataatataatttttaatcttcaattaatactctcttaattatatttcttcatcttcatctAATATACTGAATCACTGATAACTGAGTATCTTGACTGAAAGACTATACTAACTAACTATTTTGAACATACTGACCATTttgtcacacacacacacacacacgcagtgatcaaccctgcccctaggaacatgtgtataccaatgtaagaatgggatccacatgtccgaagatcaaaccggtcacacctcgctagtcgaagtggtacctatctgacccccaggcttttccaccacccctcctcatcgtatgacttacgtgaggaggcttatgatctgaaatttacttaagatgccctgggtaataggacatcctcggtttttagtgaatgtggttatgccacctaactgtaggggtagccacatctaggcttttcttcctatttactttactgactctattgattttactctagctttacgtcgggacttgagtccctaaaaaaaaagaaaaaagagcgtgtgttccgaccatagagccatcagcctgagctgatgactctatgtccggaaaagagtgtgtgctcggtcacttagccgccgatttggcaaaataaattttgttctcctcgccggctgagcacccgagaggggtccggccaccaagcccatatatgccgcacatgacctcagtgctcggatttcgcgagtagatctttaattcaatctgccttaagggcctagtccgcggagcagtatatagaaggcctgacttCATATGCTCtttcgtctagcgtgcgtaggattcttgtttgtcctgggtctctatatacgtatctcaagggtacgtaccttggtatcttaaggacatctctgactatttgattctgagtggtctgtatctttttcctgtttgttttacaggtgtgtccccacgctgcggatgcatatgttaggactggcaggataatactattcgcaaccctgattttggttttaaatcgtagtttacttttccttccaataagtgttgagagctgacttttcaatgctttggctttgcgtatttgctgattgatgtgctcagtgaacgttagcttcttgtctagatgtacccctaggtatttagcctggttggtccagtctactggggtgttttcaattgtaatttcgcgatttggtacacttcttctgtgactaaacattacagcctgtgttttgtctggatttagggctattttccattttatgcaccatctttggaatctgtttagtgctctttgcagatgattagctgcatgatccggtggtaataaatttgtacaaaCTTTGAGAATTTCACGTTTTTATTGTAGTAAACTTAAAATAAATGCGATATAATTTCTAAAGTAAATGAATGTCTGCGTTCTTCAGTAGGTGGCAGTGGACTGTGTCTTTTATGGTACGCGATGCGACCGGTACGGGGGGAGGGACGCGGTAGAAACGGAGCATCCTTCGTCTTGCTGTCACGTGTTTTAAACAGGCCCGGTTTTGGCACTAACATAGAGTCCCGGCCTTGAAGCACTGTAGGGGTTCGAAAAAAAATAAGCTAGTTCGGCAAAACACAAATTTTGGTCACGGCACGTTTCAATTCACTGGTAGCAGTCTTTACGGTGACGGCTTGAATGACTTGATCATCGCCAGTGTGTAGTTTGGAAATTCGTCCTAATTTCCATTTTAGTGGTGGGACTCCATCTTCTTTAATGAGGACCATAGCGCCAACGTTGATTAATTGTGGAAAATTTGTCTTCCATTTGAGACGGGCTTGTAAGGAGGATACATATTCCTTGGACCACCTGGTCCAAAAATGCTGCACCATAGATTGTAGTCGTTGAAACCTTGAAAGTCGGTTTTCAGCCACATCATGTAACTGGCGATCGGGTGGCGCCATCAGGTTATCTCCAATCAGAAAGTGTGCGGGTGTGAGAGGAGTTAGATCATTGCGATCGTGTGAAAGAGGACAAAGAGGACGGGAATTGAGGCAGGCTTCTATCTGACACAATACTGTATTAAATTCTTCAAAAGTTAATGAAGCATTGCCCAGTACCCTTTTTAAATGTTGTTTTGTAGATTTAATTCCAGCCTCCCAAATGCCCCCGAAGTGAGGAAATTTGGGAGGTATAAACTTCCACTGAATACCATCTTGTGATAAACCATTTGCGATGCTATTCGCGTTACAAGAAAGAAATTTGTTTAATTCGTTGTTAGCTCCTACGAATGTAGTCGCATTGTCAGAATGTATTTCATTGCATTTACCACGTCTCGAAGTGAAACGACGTAGACATGCCAGGAAGCACTCAGTTGTGAGATCACTGACTAACTCTAAGTGCACAGCCTTTGTGGCGAAGCACACGAAAAGTGAAATGTAAGCTCTAGTTGTTTTGAAATTTCTACCCTTACGATCACGTAGTAGGAATGGGCCACCATAGTCTAAACCAGTTATCGAGAAAGGCCTAGAAGGAGTGACGCGAGAAGCAGGAAGATTTCCCATGAGGTGTGATTCAGGTTTGGGGTTTACCTTAAAACATTGTATGCATTCGCGAACCACACGTTTCACCAGGTTGCGTCCTCCTAGAGGCCAAAATCTCTCTCTCAGAACTGATAAGAGAGCTTGTGGTCCAGTGTGTAAAAGTCTAATATGTTCAGAGCGTGCTATGATAATTGTAAGGTGACATTTTAAAGGGAGAATAATTGGATGTCTTTTATCCAAATCAAAATTGGAGTGTTGTAGTCGACCTCCAACACGTATTACCTTGTGTGTGGTGTCGAAGAAGGGATGTAGGGATAATAATTTACTCCTTCGATTAAGAGGTTTAGAAGAAGATAACTGGAGGTATTCTTCAGATAAATGGTAACGCTGTACCACACGAATCAAAAAGAAAAGCGCTTGATGCTGTTCAACGACCGTTAGAGGACCAAGCTGTCTAGAGGAGATCTCATGAATTCTAAGATTGTTCATATATCTTAAAACATAAGCGAATATACGCTGTAATTTAAAGAATGAAGAATGTTTGTTGATCAACTCAATAATGTAAGTGTCGAATATGTTGACAATGTTGACAAGAGAAAAGTTCGTGTTTCGAACTTCAGGAAGGTTTTCAGTAAGAATCATAGAAGATTGTTGAGTATTGTTAGTTGGCCATTGAGATTCAGTTTGAATCAACCAAGAAGGTCCATGAAACCAAAAATTTGAGGAAGCTAAGTTAGAAGGTGTCATACCACGTGTCAGTAAATCTGCAGGATTGTCCTTAGTATTTACATAACACCATGAAGTGACATTCGACAGTTGCTGAATGGTTGCCACTCTGTTAGCGACAAAGGTCTTCAATATATGTGGGGATGAATTGATCCATGATAGACATATTGTGGAATCAATCCAGTAGTAAATGTTTTGGAAATCAAACTCACAAGAAGAAGTTACGTTGCTAACAAGTTGTGCCAGTAAAACAGCGCCAGAAAGCTTCAATCGTGGAATAGTTAAAGTTTTGAGGGGAGCGACCCGTGTTTTGGCACAGTACAAGTTGGAAGTAAAATTTCCCAATGTATCACATCAACGTATGTATATTGATGCACCGTAGGCGTGCTGCGAAGCATCGCAGAACCCGTGCAGTTCCACTGTGGTTGGGTTTGGACAAGACACTTGTCGTGGTATTTTAATAGAGTTGAGTAATTGTAATTGAGAATGATATTTAGACCAAGTCGTGTATAAGTCAGCAGGTACAGTTTCATCCCATGATATTTTGAGCTTCCAAAGCTCTTGGAGTATGATTTTAGCAGTGACAGTGACTGGTGATAGAAGTCCAAGAGGGTCGAAAATCTGTGCAGTTGATGACAAGATTTGTCTTTTTGTAATTCTGAAAGGAGGAGTTAATCCACTGATCGAGTATTGTAGGCAATCGACGTTGGGATTCCAAAGTAAACCAAGTGTTTTGGTTTGGTCACCTTCACCAATGTGCAAAGGGGTTTGGTTGGAATTGGACAATGAGGCTGGATCATTTGAGATCCATTTTCTCAATGGAAATCCGTGACGTAGAAGTAGACTAGtgatttgttctttaatttgtatgATTTCATTTACAGTTTCTGCACCTGTTAGGAGATCGTCAACATAAAAATCGTGTAAAATGATATTAGATATTTTAGGAAAACTATTCATGTTTCTATGAGCGACTTCTTGAAGTGATCTAATGGCAAGAAACGAGGCAGAAGCTAATCCGTATGTCACAGTGTTTAAGGTGTATACTAGAATGCTATCATTAGCGTTAAAACGCCATAGAATCTTTTGAAGGTTGCGTTGAGATTCTTGTACCAGTACCTGACGATACATTTTTGCTACGTCCGCGCTCAAGACGTAGTTGTGTTTTCTAAAGCgcaataatatgtaaaataagtTGTCTTGTACGTTTGGACCGACCATCATAAGGTACCATCATAAGTGAGACACCGGTCGAACTTTTAGCTGAACCATCAAAAACGACACGAAGTTGTGTAGTAGTAGATTCAGCCTTAAGCACACAATGATGTGGAAGAAAGAAACCGTTTTTGTCATCTTGATCTTCAGCCAAAGACATGTGCCCAAGATCAATGTATTCCTTAATGAATTGATGGTATTGTAACCGCATATCATTGTTTTTAAGCAATTTATGCTCCAATGTAAAAAATCTGTTAGTTGCTGCAGTTCTGGAATCTCCAAATTCAGAAATTGATTTTTTGAGTGGAATTGTGACGATAAAACGTCCATCTGCGTCTTGAGTTACATTTTCTTTGAAATGTTGTTCACAGTAGTTTTCTTCGTCAGAAAGAAATTCAGTTTTTGGATATTCTTCTATTTCCCAAAATTTGGAAAGTTGTGTATCCAAGTTGTTTGTTACAGAACAGTGTAAACTTGTATATGTGTTGGTTTTGGTGTGTATAGGTCCAGATATTAGCCAACCTAACTTGGTTTTTTGTAGGATGGGTAGATTACGACCCAGTTTAATTTGCCCTATGCTTATTAGATCCCAGAATATATCTGCTCCTATCAGTAAGTCAATAGGAGCAGGTTTGTTAAACTCAGAATCAGCCAAAGTAATATTTTCTGGAATGCGTAGTTTGTCAGTACTAATTGGCAAGGAAGGCAAGTTATCTGTAATGCGAGTTAAGACAACACAAGTTATACGTCTTTGAAAATTGTTGATGTTGGATTTGAAAAGTAAAGAAATGGAGTAGGTATGTAACCTTAGTTTACAGTTGATTTATTCCGGATATGGAAGTATCAATTTGAGTTTTAGGCAATTGTAGAATATTGGAAAGTTTCTCAGAAATGAAGTTTATTTGGCTTCCACTATCAAGAAGCACTCTACACTGATGTGGATTGTTGACGTTGTCAAACACCGTAATGCAAGCAGTTGAAAGGAGTGTCTGAGGTGGTGAGGAAATACTACTTGTCAAGCTGACAATCTCATTCGGTGTGCTAGGAATAGATCCAGTGTTGTTTTTTGACGTGCTCTGTGTAGCTTGGATCTGCTCCTTGTCATTATTCTGAAAATGAAGTGAAGTGTGGTGTACTTTCCCACATTTTCTGCAACCAGAAGATTTGCAGTTTCGTGTTACATGATTAGTACCTAGGCAGTTGATACATAATCTCAAACGTTTCGCAGTATTTAATTTTTCAAGAGGTGTTAGTTTCAAAAATTTGTCACAGGTGTACAAACTGTGACTTGCATTGCATAAAGTACAATTGGTTGTAGTGGTAGAAACAAATGATCGTGTTTGCCTATGTGGCTGTTTCGATGCAGTGTCGTCCTGATGTTGAGTTATTGAGGATAGGATACGACAGCGCTCTTCCAGGAAAGTAAGTAAATGTTGTAAAGTTGGGATGTTTCTAGCATCAGTGCGCGATTCCCAAGCTCGTTTAGTAGTGTTATCGAATTTATTAGTGATAAGGTATATGATTAAATCATCCCAATGTTCAGTAGGCCGTTGTAGCACTTCTAATGCGTTCAAGTTCTTCTCGATTCCGTCGCGAATTGATGTTAAGCCGTAATAAGATTCTTTTGTTAGAGTGGGTAAATCAAAAAGAGCCTTAATGTGATTTTTAATAagaaattgtttgtctttaaatcgATCTTTAAGTAGCTTCCAAGCAATGTCATAATTCGCGTCACACAATTGTAATGATTTGACCTTGTCTGCTGCTTTTCCTTGTAGGGAAAGCCGCAGGTAGTGAAATTTCTGTACTTTAGACATAGACGAATTTTCGTGTATAATGGATGTGAAACTATCTCTAAAGAAAAGCCACTGATCAAAGGACCCGTCAAAAGTAGGAAGGGATAACTGAGGCAAGCGAATGTTTGAGAAGCTACTTTCTGAAGAGCTAGTACTATCATTATTATCAACTTTATTTGTGTTCATGAAGGAATTCGTTAGTTTTTTGGTGGCTGCAATGATTTTGTAATAATCGTTTTCAAATTTCTCTCTCTCGCGAGAATGAGCATCACAATTAGCATCATAGTTCTTATCTTCTGCTTCAATAGTTGATTGAGCTGTGTTGAAATCGTCTAGCAGTGTTTCAGCTTTATTTAATCGCTGTTGTAGTTCGTATAAATCGATTTCATCACATTCCAAATCTTTAATagtgttaaaataattactaaaacgagtgagacttgatttaattgaaGTACGATTAGTTTTAGCACAAGCcattttaaatttgtataattGTGACACCCCGTATATATGTATTTCAGTGAAAGGAATAAAAATATATCGCTATAATATATCTTATGTTTAAAGGAAATATAACAATTGTTAATTgatatatatttgtataattgcgacaccctgtatgtatgtatTTCAGTAAAAAGAATAGAAATATATCGCTATAATATCTTATGTTTAAAAGAAATGTCAGAATTGTTAATAATTCTATGTATGATTGTAATAAATACTGTGCCGGTATTGCTTCTAAGATGAATGTAACAGTCAAATAagtaaaatttcaaattaaaatataaacaccGGCAAATATCGTTAAAAATATTGTCAGATAGAAACAGGAATGAAATGTTAAAGGGGAATCAATTGTGATACACACTATCTATCCGTAAATATTATTCACTAACCTGTATTGGATCTGTTGTGGATCTCTACGTATCGCCGCTTCGCTTGTCCAGCCAAGGTCAACTGCTGTCTCGTCTCAAGTTGTTCGTTAGAATAAATGTAGGAACTTCTTCGAATCTAATTGTTGCAATTTGCCGATATCAAATCGGGTTTAAACACTAGTTTGTATCAAATCTGGATCGAAGAACCAACTTTTAtggtaataaatttgtacaaaCTTTGAGAATTTCACGTTTTTATTGTAGTAAACTTAAAATAAATGCGATATAATTTCTAAAGTAAATGAATGTCTGCGTTCTTCAGTAGGTGGCAGTGGACTGTGTCTTTTACGGTACGCGATGCGACCGGTACGGGGGGAGGGACGCGGAAGAAACGGAGCATCCTTCGTCTTGCTGTCACGTGTTTTAAACAGGCCCGGTTTTGGCACTAacatccgggtttctccagctaacagctattgctgtgtcgtgagcgtaaagactcaacagagagcctggctcttttggcgtgtcggcctctgaaccttctgttggcaagatatgacgcaagaaggcatgtcatcgcctcactgtaaccaaattcattcattttatagatgagtccatggtgcctgactctgtcgaaggctttgctgacgtccagaaaagctgtagctgtgtacattttttcattaaatcctttggtgataaattctgtaagtcgtagtacctgtaattcacaggagtgttcgcttctgaacccgaattgaaaCTCTgctatggttcctagcatttgtgattcttcattgagtcttcttagtatgactctttccgctatcttgcttatagatgataataagctgataggtctgtaattttgctgaaatgtgccgtttttaccaggttttgcaatcattattacgtgtgcctctttccgcctatctgggaaatatcgtagttttagcatgctgtttattatgttagtgatataaacaatagcttttgttggtagatttttcagcgccctgtttgtgatgttgtcgggtcctggggcttttttggcatttgtcatttttataagttcctttatttcttcgggagatgtatgtgtaatacctattctgccctttttccttctaagtcttctcgctgctctttctacctcttcttcaaagtctatgtcatcgtcgaggtgttcgttgtttctacacgccctttctaattcgcccttcatgacttcggctttgtcgatttccgtataaacaatcccgtttactccgtgtaggggaggtatgggtttcttgtcctttcggaggattttagataacttccagaaggcggatttgttaggatttagctcatcgatataggagtcccagctttcatttctatgattttgaagttgttttttcacttccctgtctagctcatttgcaatccttttgtcttctaccgttcttgtgcggtaggctcttcttcttttccggtttttctctttgattaggttttgaagttctatacttatatccctgaatcttcctttttgtcttgtgattgtttcggttttggagctggcatcgatagcattgtttattgcttgttctagttttattacactatcttctggttctgtaatattattaattgttgggatgttaccgatgttctcgctcacaattc
Coding sequences:
- the LOC140444462 gene encoding uncharacterized protein; protein product: MTPSNLASSNFWFHGPSWLIQTESQWPTNNTQQSSMILTENLPEVRNTNFSLVNIVNIFDTYIIELINKHSSFFKLQRIFAYVLRYMNNLRIHEISSRQLGPLTVVEQHQALFFLIRVVQRYHLSEEYLQLSSSKPLNRRSKLLSLHPFFDTTHKVIRVGGRLQHSNFDLDKRHPIILPLKCHLTIIIARSEHIRLLHTGPQALLSVLRERFWPLGGRNLVKRVVRECIQCFKVNPKPESHLMGNLPASRVTPSRPFSITGLDYGGPFLLRDRKGRNFKTTRAYISLFVCFATKAVHLELVSDLTTECFLACLRRFTSRRGKCNEIHSDNATTFVGANNELNKFLSCNANSIANGLSQDGIQWKFIPPKFPHFGGIWEAGIKSTKQHLKRVLGNASLTFEEFNTVLCQIEACLNSRPLCPLSHDRNDLTPLTPAHFLIGDNLMAPPDRQLHDVAENRLSRFQRLQSMVQHFWTRWSKEYVSSLQARLKWKTNFPQLINVGAMVLIKEDGVPPLKWKLGRISKLHTGDDQVIQAVTVKTATSELKRAVTKICVLPN
- the LOC140444463 gene encoding uncharacterized protein translates to MYRQVLVQESQRNLQKILWRFNANDSILVYTLNTVTYGLASASFLAIRSLQEVAHRNMNSFPKISNIILHDFYVDDLLTGAETVNEIIQIKEQITSLLLRHGFPLRKWISNDPASLSNSNQTPLHIGEGDQTKTLGLLWNPNVDCLQYSISGLTPPFRITKRQILSSTAQIFDPLGLLSPVTVTAKIILQELWKLKISWDETVPADLYTTWSKYHSQLQLLNSIKIPRQVSCPNPTTVELHGFCDASQHAYGASIYIR
- the LOC140444464 gene encoding uncharacterized protein, whose protein sequence is MACAKTNRTSIKSSLTRFSNYFNTIKDLECDEIDLYELQQRLNKAETLLDDFNTAQSTIEAEDKNYDANCDAHSREREKFENDYYKIIAATKKLTNSFMNTNKVDNNDSTSSSESSFSNIRLPQLSLPTFDGSFDQWLFFRDSFTSIIHENSSMSKVQKFHYLRLSLQGKAADKVKSLQLCDANYDIAWKLLKDRFKDKQFLIKNHIKALFDLPTLTKESYYGLTSIRDGIEKNLNALEVLQRPTEHWDDLIIYLITNKFDNTTKRAWESRTDARNIPTLQHLLTFLEERCRILSSITQHQDDTASKQPHRQTRSFVSTTTTNCTLCNASHSLYTCDKFLKLTPLEKLNTAKRLRLCINCLGTNHVTRNCKSSGCRKCGKVHHTSLHFQNNDKEQIQATQSTSKNNTGSIPSTPNEIVSLTSSISSPPQTLLSTACITVFDNVNNPHQYNLPSLPISTDKLRIPENITLADSEFNKPAPIDLLIGADIFWDLISIGQIKLGRNLPILQKTKLGWLISGPIHTKTNTYTSLHCSVTNNLDTQLSKFWEIEEYPKTEFLSDEENYCEQHFKENVTQDADGRFIVTIPLKKSISEFGDSRTAATNRFFTLEHKLLKNNDMRLQYHQFIKEYIDLGHMSLAEDQDDKNGFFLPHHCVLKAESTTTQLRVVFDGSAKSSTGVSLMMVPYDGRSKRTRQLILHIIAL